A single region of the Glycine max cultivar Williams 82 chromosome 20, Glycine_max_v4.0, whole genome shotgun sequence genome encodes:
- the LOC102663242 gene encoding uncharacterized protein, protein MATYVLHVFLFGTNHDATLPPSGLAEQYHFIFQLSLLHTLCKWGLFILSLLLTALIFRFRQNATPFPLIIAHCDYSHTDDDDEIYSTSEFEDDDDEEEEEEEEEEEEERRDEYFRVRGSTNDERCRSIGDFLSLSEIANTKSVVKLWDTIGFGLGFGFEHFDRSSEGSSVVSVYDGELPDPAVVVSAGQNASGNLAVRIWDTRLRRRIPAMMAEWGPSLGKTVGVESSEVHKVFVKDDGRYEFTVGNMRNAMSPLQYVTDSHLDLWWPNSLIVKI, encoded by the exons ATGGCCACGTACGTATTACACGTTTTCTTGTTTGGTACAA ATCATGATGCTACACTTCCACCTTCTGGGCTCGCAGAGCAATACCATTTCATCTTTCAGCTCTCTCTGCTACATACTCTCTGCAAATGGGGTCTTTTCATTCTCAGCCTACTCCTCACCGCTCTCATCTTCCGCTTCCGCCAAAACGCAACTCCCTTTCCTCTTATCATCGCTCATTGTGATTATAGCCACACCGACGATGACGACGAAATCTACTCCACATCGGAGTTTGAAGATGACGatgacgaagaagaagaagaagaggaagaagaagaagaagaagaaagaagggatGAGTATTTCAGAGTCAGAGGTTCTACCAACGACGAACGATGTCGAAGCATTGGCGATTTCTTATCTCTTTCAGAAATCGCCAACACCAAAAGCGTCGTTAAGTTATGGGACACCATAGGGTTTGGGCTAGGGTTTGGTTTTGAGCATTTTGACCGTTCATCTGAAGGAAGCAGCGTCGTCTCCGTTTACGACGGGGAGCTTCCTGATCCGGCGGTGGTGGTTTCCGCCGGCCAAAACGCGTCGGGGAATTTAGCGGTGAGGATTTGGGACACGCGGCTCCGGCGGCGGATACCGGCGATGATGGCGGAGTGGGGACCGAGCCTTGGGAAGACCGTTGGAGTTGAATCCAGCGAAGTACACAAGGTTTTCGTCAAAGATGACGGCCGTTACGAGTTTACGGTTGGTAACATGAGAAATGCCATGTCGCCGTTACAATATGTAACGGATTCACACCTCGATTTGTGGTGGCCTAATTCCTTAATtgtgaaaatttaa